A single region of the Denticeps clupeoides chromosome 18, fDenClu1.1, whole genome shotgun sequence genome encodes:
- the hs6st2 gene encoding heparan-sulfate 6-O-sulfotransferase 2, producing MDERSGSGRLLVALAMLLLFGLIVLQYVCPTSDCQLLHLGAMFRPGAGGAARAAAGGGDGPAGDPYVAEDGALARFVPRFNFSARELGSAADFNMSSGDVIVFLHIQKTGGTTFGRHLVRNIDLERPCECRAGQKKCTCYRPGKKDTWLFSRFSTGWSCGLHADWTELTSCVPAVMSAGQRKYHYITILRDPVWRYLSEWRHVQRGATWKASLHMCDGRAPTLAELPSCYPGDDWSGCALQEFMDCPYNLASNRQTRMLADLSLVGCYNLSAMGEEERGGVLLASAKRNLRRMAFFGLTEYQRKTQYLFERTFRLEFIAPFTQLNGTRAASVDVAAETQRRIRRLNRWDVELYEYARDLFLQRFQFARQQERREVRQRRQQERRRLRLGRPAAGRSRPRPEALEDYMDNVEQWR from the exons ATGGATGAAAGGTCGGGCAGCGGCCGCCTGCTGGTGGCGCTGGcgatgctgctgctgttcgGCCTCATCGTGCTCCAGTACGTGTGTCCGACCTCCGACTGCCAGCTGCTGCACCTCGGCGCCATGTTCCGGCCGGGCGCCGGCGGCGCGGCCCGGGCGGCGGCCGGGGGCGGCGACGGGCCCGCCGGGGACCCGTACGTGGCCGAGGACGGGGCGCTGGCCCGCTTCGTGCCCCGCTTCAACTTCTCGGCCCGGGAGCTGGGCAGCGCGGCGGACTTCAACATGAGCAGCGGCGACGTGATCGTCTTCCTGCACATCCAGAAGACCGGGGGCACCACGTTCGGCCGCCACCTGGTGCGCAACATCGACCTGGAGCGGCCGTGCGAGTGCCGCGCCGGCCAGAAGAAGTGCACCTGCTACCGGCCCGGCAAGAAGGACACGTGGCTCTTCTCCCGGTTCTCCACCGGCTGGAGCTGCGGCCTGCACGCCGACTGGACCGAGCTGACCAGCTGCGTCCCGGCCGTGATGAGCGCCGGCCAGAG GAAGTACCACTACATCACCATCCTGCGCGACCCGGTGTGGCGCTACCTGAGCGAGTGGCGGCACGTCCAGCGCGGCGCCACCTGGAAGGCCTCGCTGCACATGTGCGACGGCCGCGCCCCCACGCTGGCCGAGCTGCCCAGCTGCTACCCCGGCGACGACTGGTCCGGCTGCGCCCTGCAGGAGTTCATGGACTGCCCCTACAACCTGGCCAGCAACCGGCAGACGCGCATGCTGGCCGACCTCAGCCTGGTGGGCTGCTACAACCTGTCGGCGATGGGCGAGGAGGAGCGCGGCGGCGTGCTGCTGGCCAGCGCCAAGCGCAACCTGCGCCGCATGGCCTTCTTCGGCCTGACCGAGTACCAGCGCAAGACGCAGTACCTGTTCGAGCGCACCTTCCGCCTGGAGTTCATCGCCCCCTTCACCCAGCTGAACGGGACCCGCGCCGCCAGCGTGGACGTGGCCGCCGAGACGCAGCGCCGCATCCGCCGGCTGAACCGCTGGGACGTGGAGCTGTACGAGTACGCCCGGGACCTCTTCCTGCAGCGCTTCCAGTTCGCCCGGCAGCAGGAGCGGCGGGAGGTCCGCCAGCGGCGGCAGCAGGAGCGGCGCCGGCTGCGGCTGGGGAGGCCCGCGGCGGGACGCTCGCGCCCGAGGCCGGAGGCGCTGGAGGACTACATGGACAACGTGGAACAGTGGCGGTAG